The Phaeodactylum tricornutum CCAP 1055/1 chromosome 8, whole genome shotgun sequence genome has a window encoding:
- a CDS encoding predicted protein, which translates to MGVRSFGSLVRLVGISLSALVLATLGKFQSEYALLNVDEMLANVLQRQSSSSETWSNVDTEAEVNLTVGAALPPSTENVVEKAAPANKSIQVSPSSVPDHAFPSTVPASINNDDSMQKRKKGMYSNARTDRSGSVIQDMLAAHSYAFHHNMTYPGACWTDSKAPNQARIKTNKQLFAAIGLEDELTYACPTNISDIVKRGRYANVDRRWSREWLAFIRSRVKYPEKNVSAGHQTAVHIRRGDVIPCPKNGLLKRYRYLPNSYYHAVIDTYVPSNSTVTIYSEEESYEPWDNFRQYNLRLSASLVDTWRDMMMAGTLILSRSTFSLVPALLNRHGTVWYAPFGTPKVDGWEVVPDNITAMADRDSAKLRKKDACVAK; encoded by the coding sequence ATGGGTGTACGCTCGTTTGGATCGCTGGTGCGGTTGGTAGGTATAAGCTTGTCGGCGTTGGTCTTGGCGACTCTCGGAAAGTTTCAGAGCGAGTACGCGCTTCTAAATGTTGATGAGATGCTCGCCAATGTGTTGCAGCGacagtcgtcgtcgtcggaaacgTGGAGCAATGTAGATACAGAGGCCGAAGTCAATCTGACAGTAGGCGCTGCCCTACCTCCTTCGACAGAAAATGTCGTAGAGAAAGCAGCGCCAGCAAACAAGTCCATCCAAGTCTCGCCATCGTCCGTACCAGACCACGCATTTCCATCTACGGTCCCGGCCAGTATCAACAATGACGACTCCATGCAGAAGCGGAAGAAAGGCATGTACTCCAATGCTCGAACGGACAGATCAGGGTCGGTAATCCAAGACATGTTGGCTGCGCATTCGTATGCTTTCCACCATAATATGACGTATCCCGGCGCTTGTTGGACTGATTCCAAGGCTCCCAACCAAGCTCGCATCAAGACAAATAAGCAGCTGTTTGCTGCTATTGGCCTCGAAGACGAACTCACCTACGCCTGCCCCACGAACATCAGTGACATAGTCAAACGAGGTCGTTACGCAAACGTTGATCGTCGGTGGTCTCGAGAATGGCTAGCATTTATTCGGTCCAGGGTAAAGTATCCCGAGAAAAATGTTTCCGCTGGTCACCAGACGGCAGTGCATATTCGCCGTGGGGATGTCATACCGTGCCCCAAAAATGGATTGCTGAAACGATACCGATACTTGCCGAACTCGTATTACCATGCTGTGATTGATACGTATGTTCCCTCCAATAGCACCGTCACAATTTACTCGGAAGAGGAGTCTTACGAGCCCTGGGACAATTTCAGGCAATACAACTTGCGCCTGAGTGCAAGTTTGGTGGACACGTGGCGAGATATGATGATGGCGGGCACTCTCATCCTTTCCAGGAGTACTTTTTCCCTTGTCCCTGCTCTTTTGAATAGGCACGGGACTGTATGGTATGCCCCGTTTGGGACGCCCAAGGTTGATGGCTGGGAAGTAGTCCCAGATAATATCACAGCAATGGCTGACCGTGACTCTGCCAAACTGAGAAAAAAGGACGCCTGTGTCGCAAAATGA